The proteins below are encoded in one region of Candidatus Alcyoniella australis:
- a CDS encoding methyltransferase domain-containing protein — MHRPRMIHRACPLCGCEGGVPTLEATDLLQPDGPGYRVVRCAVCGLMRTDPQVAPEDRELIYGPDYAPHEQPPLRLDTMNPLGARLRRIDFERTVRHRNVADEGLLLKLAARAFGLTRSGRFLRFWFPGKGRRVLDVGCGTGGIAALLAAVGWQACGIEINERAAQRARERGLDIWSGDFADPQAALPDSWLEQRFDLLIFHHSLEHMADPLAVLSRARSLLKRHGVIYLALPNAAGPLARAFGPHWYPLDLPRHVVHFTPQTLRRTLEVAGFEPTRWHQTLSARTIERSLEAARDRRRPSTLLRLLQRLSARPRALRALTRISGALGLGDSMHCYACIVHRPDEVQEQGSVYEHKGAYHWRETGDDPRTYNAFLAARYQAIVRRAQQIAPALCVDAGCGDGRLSSMLAAAGHNVVAADVDQAGLKIAAQREMRATFIRADAARLPIRSNAAGLLTSADVLEHLPDGAALLDELQRVCAPAGTLLLSTPNRQAAGPADLRHVREWTDDELRYDLRERFQRVSIEVLHPARWHRVYRARMLGRELLRVPLNLLALRLNINPFLRTPADRRDGLQLVARCNTPRVGRIGR, encoded by the coding sequence ATGCATCGGCCGCGGATGATACATCGCGCCTGTCCATTGTGCGGCTGCGAAGGGGGCGTTCCGACCCTCGAGGCGACGGATCTGCTGCAACCGGATGGACCAGGGTATCGCGTGGTGCGCTGCGCGGTCTGCGGGCTGATGCGCACCGATCCGCAAGTTGCGCCCGAGGACCGTGAACTGATCTACGGCCCGGACTACGCACCCCACGAGCAGCCGCCGCTACGGCTGGACACGATGAATCCCCTGGGTGCACGGCTGCGTCGCATCGATTTCGAGCGCACGGTGCGCCACCGAAACGTGGCGGACGAGGGATTGCTGCTCAAGCTCGCGGCGCGAGCCTTCGGCCTGACACGCAGCGGCAGATTTCTGCGCTTCTGGTTTCCGGGGAAGGGCAGGAGGGTACTCGACGTGGGTTGCGGCACCGGCGGAATCGCCGCGCTGCTGGCCGCTGTGGGCTGGCAGGCCTGCGGAATCGAGATCAACGAACGCGCGGCGCAGCGCGCCCGGGAGCGCGGGCTCGATATCTGGTCCGGCGATTTCGCTGACCCGCAAGCTGCGTTGCCCGACAGCTGGCTTGAGCAACGTTTCGACCTGCTGATTTTCCACCATAGCCTGGAGCACATGGCCGATCCGTTGGCAGTGCTCAGCCGCGCACGCAGTCTGCTTAAACGCCACGGCGTGATCTACCTGGCCCTGCCCAACGCGGCCGGACCGCTGGCCCGGGCCTTCGGACCCCACTGGTATCCGCTGGACCTGCCGCGACACGTAGTGCATTTCACGCCCCAGACCTTGCGCCGCACACTGGAGGTCGCGGGGTTCGAGCCCACGCGTTGGCATCAGACCCTCAGCGCGCGCACCATCGAGCGCAGCCTTGAGGCGGCGCGCGACCGTAGGCGACCCTCGACGTTGCTGCGGCTGCTCCAGCGGCTGAGCGCACGACCGCGGGCGCTCAGGGCGCTGACGCGGATCAGCGGAGCGCTGGGCCTGGGCGACAGCATGCACTGCTACGCGTGCATCGTGCACAGGCCCGACGAAGTGCAGGAGCAAGGCTCGGTCTACGAGCACAAGGGCGCCTACCACTGGCGCGAGACCGGCGACGATCCACGGACCTACAACGCCTTTCTCGCTGCGCGCTATCAGGCGATCGTGCGTCGGGCGCAGCAAATTGCGCCCGCGCTGTGCGTGGACGCGGGTTGCGGCGATGGCCGACTGAGCTCGATGCTCGCCGCGGCCGGACACAACGTGGTGGCGGCGGACGTGGACCAGGCCGGGCTCAAGATCGCGGCACAGCGCGAGATGCGGGCGACTTTCATCCGTGCCGACGCCGCGCGGCTGCCGATCCGCTCAAACGCGGCCGGGCTGCTGACTTCGGCCGATGTGCTCGAGCACCTGCCCGACGGAGCGGCGTTGCTCGACGAACTGCAACGGGTCTGCGCGCCCGCGGGCACGCTGCTGCTTTCGACTCCCAACCGTCAGGCCGCGGGACCGGCCGATCTGCGCCACGTGCGCGAGTGGACCGACGACGAGTTGCGCTACGATCTGCGCGAGCGTTTTCAGCGTGTGAGCATCGAGGTGCTGCACCCCGCGCGCTGGCATCGTGTCTATCGCGCGCGGATGCTGGGTCGCGAGCTGCTGCGCGTGCCGCTGAACCTGCTGGCCCTGCGGTTGAACATCAATCCCTTTCTGCGGACCCCGGCCGACAGGCGCGATGGTTTGCAGCTCGTGGCGCGTTGCAACACGCCGCGAGTGGGTAGAATAGGGCGATGA